A genomic segment from Corythoichthys intestinalis isolate RoL2023-P3 chromosome 2, ASM3026506v1, whole genome shotgun sequence encodes:
- the LOC130912156 gene encoding transketolase-like, which yields MEDYHKPDQQTVQALRNLANRLRINSIKATTAAGSGHPTSCCSVAEIMSVVFFHTMKYRPEDPRNPNNDRFILSKGHAAPVLYAAWAETGYLKENELFNLRKVDSILEGHPVPRQQFVDVATGSLGQGLGAACGMAYTGKYFDEASYRVFCLLGDGELSEGSVWEAMAFASYYQLDNLVAILDINRLGQSDPAPLQHHVEKYQRRCEAFGWHAIIVDGHSVEELCKVLSQPRHQPLAVIAKTIKGKGIQAAEDKMGWHGKPLPKDMAEGVIKELQSRMVSCNKRLYPSPPNEDVAPVSLRNIRMPNAPSYKPGEKIATRKAYGVALAKLGRYNEHVVALDGDTKNSTFSELFKNEHPNRYVECYIAEQNMVSVAIGCAVRDRNVVFASTFATFFSRAYDQLRMAAISESNINLCGSHCGVSIGEDGPSQMGLEDLAMFRAIPGATVFYPSDGVSTEKAVELAANTKGLCFIRTSRPENSIIYNCNEDFHVGQAKVVYKTNDDHVTVIGAGVTLHEALAAAEHLKKERIHIRVIDPFTIKPLDSKTIIDNARATRGRIITVEDHYYEGGLGEAVCSAVVNESGFSIHRLAVSQVPRSGKPHELLQIFGIDRDAIVQAVRKVLSGTANAK from the exons ATGGAAGACTACCACAAACCAGACCAGCAGACTGTGCAGGCGCTCCGGAATCTCGCCAACCGGCTCCGTATCAACTCCATCAAGGCGACCACTGCAGCGGGCAGCGG TCACCCAACATCATGCTGCAGTGTTGCGGAGATCATGTCTGTGGTCTTCTTTCATACCATGAAGTACCGACCTGAAGACCCACGCAATCCCAACAATGACCGCTTCATCCTTTCCAAG GGTCATGCCGCCCCTGTGCTGTATGCCGCATGGGCCGAGACAGGCTACCTGAAGGAGAATGAGCTATTCAACCTACGCAAGGTTGACTCCATCCTCGAGGGTCACCCTGTCCCG AGGCAGCAGTTTGTAGACGTTGCCACCGGTTCTCTGGGCCAAGGTTTGGGAGCTGCCTGTGGAATGGCCTACACTGGGAAGTACTTTGACGAGGCCAG TTACCGGGTGTTCTGCCTGCTGGGTGATGGCGAGCTGTCCGAGGGCTCGGTGTGGGAGGCCATGGCCTTCGCTTCCTACTACCAGCTAGACAACCTGGTGGCCATCTTGGACATCAACCGCTTGGGTCAGAGTGACCCGGCGCCTCTACAGCACCACGTCGAGAAGTACCAACGACGCTGCGAGGCCTTCGG GTGGCATGCCATCATTGTGGATGGTCACAGTGTGGAAGAGTTGTGCAAGGTCCTCAGCCAGCCCCGCCACCAGCCTCTTGCTGTCATTGCCAAGACCATTAAGGGCAAAGGCATCCAAG CGGCTGAGGATAAGATGGGCTGGCACGGCAAGCCTCTCCCCAAAGACATGGCTGAAGGTGTGATAAAGGAGCTGCAGAGCCGCATGGTCAGCTGCAACAAGCGTCTCTACCCTTCGCCGCCCAACGAGGACGTTGCACCGGTCAGCCTGCGCAACATCCGCATGCCCAACGCACCCAGTTACAAACCCGGAGAGAAG ATTGCCACCCGCAAGGCATACGGCGTGGCTCTGGCCAAGCTGGGCCGCTACAACGAGCATGTGGTGGCACTTGACGGAGATACCAAGAACTCCACTTTCTCTGAGCTCTTTAAGAACGAACACCCCAACCGTTACGTGGAGTGCTACATCGCCGAGCAGAACATG GTGAGCGTGGCCATAGGCTGCGCCGTCCGGGACCGCAACGTGGTCTTTGCCAGCACCTTCGCTACCTTCTTCTCGCGGGCCTACGACCAGCTACGCATGGCTGCCATCTCTGAGAGCAACATCAACCTGTGTGGCTCCCACTGTGGCGTCTCCATCG gAGAGGACGGTCCTTCTCAAATGGGTTTGGAGGATCTGGCCATGTTCCGAGCCATTCCCGGAGCCACAGTCTTCTACCCAAGTGATGGTGTCTCCACTGAAAAAGCTGTGGAGCTTGCTGCTAACACAAAG GGGCTGTGTTTCATCCGAACCAGCCGCCCCGAGAACAGCATTATCTACAACTGCAATGAGGACTTCCATGTTGGACAGGCAAAG GTGGTTTACAAAACCAATGACGACCATGTAACCGTCATCGGTGCGGGGGTGACACTCCACGAGGCGTTGGCCGCAGCTGAACACCTGAAAAAAG AGCGAATTCACATCCGTGTGATTGATCCATTCACTATTAAACCTTTGGACTCCAAGACCATTATTGACAACGCCAGGGCCACCAGGGGACGCATAATCACTGTGGAAGACCACTACTATGAAG GTGGTCTGGGTGAGGCGGTGTGCTCGGCGGTGGTGAACGAAAGCGGTTTCAGCATCCACCGCCTGGCCGTGTCGCAGGTGCCCCGCAGCGGCAAGCCTCACGAGCTGCTCCAGATCTTCGGCATCGACCGCGACGCCATCGTTCAGGCTGTCCGCAAGGTGCTCAGCGGCACCGCCAACGCCAAGTGA